The Setaria viridis chromosome 9, Setaria_viridis_v4.0, whole genome shotgun sequence sequence TAAATTAGTGCAAGAGTTAGTTCCTAGCACTAGGATCATAAGAACTAAAACTGGTGCTACTTAGAGTGTACAACCAACCTCTTTGCGACCAATCGAATACCAGCATTTTGCTGATAGTCGTATATTTCCAGAGAAAAGAAGGCGTCAACCTTGCTCCCTCGGACAAACAGAGAGTCCAGTTCCGTGGCATCTACATTGCTAAAAACAAGCTTCTGAATGTTGCCACTAGGCTCCTTCTGGCATATATCTGTTGTGTAGATCGCAGAGTCACCGCTGACAATAGTTGGGATGCTGCAGGGTAAGGCCAATGTTAGAACTCTGAAAATCATAAGCACTTCAAGAGCACAAAATGAAAAGGGGGCACAGAACTCACTTTAGGCGGACAGTTGGGCGATTCACATATCCATACTTCTTAACCAGGGCTCTCCATTCAGAGGTGCTGCCTGATTCCTGAGATGACCTTCGAGCAAGATCATCACAAAACTCCAGAACCTTACTGAGATTATCGGGGATGTCTACAACTATGTTTAACTTCGGTCGGCCTGCATTGTCTAGAAACTTTGTACTAACCCCAAACTGGACTTTCAAGCCTGCAGAACAAAGCTGTAGTGGGCTGTCTTTGTGTTGGACAGATAACCTCCGACCAAATTGGTGCAATGGAGCAACTGAGATTTTAATATACTCAGTCGAAATATCATCTGGCTCGAGAAACCCAGAATAACCACTGGAACTTGCATCCAACTGTGTGGTGGTATCTAACTTCATTTCCTCAATATGTGATACCAACTCAACGGATTCCCTGCTTGTTGAAGGATCACTTGTTCCTTGATTACTTCCCTCAGGCAACGCACCGTCAGCTGGACAAACTGTGCGCTGCCGTTTTGAAGAATCAGGTGAAGAGTTTGCTTCGGGTTTTGGCGCCTCAGGAGAAGCAGCCCCATTAGCTCGGCTCCTTGTCATTGCACGCTCAACAAGGTTCTCAACAGTAAGCACCTCTGGAAGACTTGCCTCCTGTCAGGGTAACTTTGGAATTTAGCCAATAGATTATCTCCAACAGTGAATAAACTTAGCTACAAATATACCACAACAATATGATGATTCACTCTCTTTTCAGGGAATGTTATTTCTGTAGTAACTGAAGTTATTTAAAAGAATGTGAGGGGCAGCATCAATTACACCTCTATAGTTCGATTGCAAATTATTTGCAGAaaactgcaagtctgca is a genomic window containing:
- the LOC117840915 gene encoding protein NEN1, coding for MATSSDSSAPAPASDSAAAPAPEGNALPGAGGPEIAFFDVETSVPQRAGQGYALLEFGAILVCPRRLVEVASYATLIRPADPASAVSAASVRCNGITRDAVSGAPPFRDVADAVYDLLNGRVWAGHNIVRFDSARIREAFAEVGRPPPEPKGLIDTLPLLTQRFGRRAGDMKMASLANYFGLGKQRHRSLDDVRMNLEVLKYCATVLFLEASLPEVLTVENLVERAMTRSRANGAASPEAPKPEANSSPDSSKRQRTVCPADGALPEGSNQGTSDPSTSRESVELVSHIEEMKLDTTTQLDASSSGYSGFLEPDDISTEYIKISVAPLHQFGRRLSVQHKDSPLQLCSAGLKVQFGVSTKFLDNAGRPKLNIVVDIPDNLSKVLEFCDDLARRSSQESGSTSEWRALVKKYGYVNRPTVRLNIPTIVSGDSAIYTTDICQKEPSGNIQKLVFSNVDATELDSLFVRGSKVDAFFSLEIYDYQQNAGIRLVAKRLVVHSK